One genomic window of Solanum dulcamara chromosome 10, daSolDulc1.2, whole genome shotgun sequence includes the following:
- the LOC129870804 gene encoding protein JINGUBANG, with translation MGFLPCPLSCQSKKKLSGSSEQTQSRHLSSDSSSSLISLSSRSFSLSLSSRSCSSFNSQPSLPSIPSLSIPSSQVEHLSNTFHHCLDTLTGHSSNIFCLSLAGKHLYRGSSNGEILVWDINHVRQDSYLKENIVSHSGSAVKSIVIMGDNLFSAHQDHRIRVWKIDNDTPNRNYKCISTLPTINDRCMKLFWTRNYIQVRRHKKCTWIHHVDTVSALALSKDGSLLYSASWDRTFKVWRSSDFKCLESVWNAHDDAINSIVVSNNGHVYTGSADKKIKIWTKQEGSNKHSLMTTLEKHKSAVNALALSTDGSVLYSGACDRSIIVWEKLLVSGALRGHKKSILCLAVVSNDLVCSGSADKTVRIWKRGFGKSYSCLAVFEGHRGPIKCLTATLDSQKDDDDSCSGNSYLVYSGSLDCDVKVWKLWVPNNYL, from the exons ATGGGATTTCTTCCATGTCCTTTGTCTTGTCAATCAAAGAAAAAACTATCAGGTTCTTCTGAGCAAACTCAGTCTAGACATCTTTCCTCAGATTCTTCATCTTCATTAATATCATTATCATCAAGATCATtctcattatcattatcatcaagGTCATGTTCTTCCTTCAACTCACAGCCAAGTTTGCCGTCAATTCCTTCTCTTTCAATACCATCCTCTCAAGTTGAACATCTCTCAAACACATTCCACCACTGCTTAGACACACTAACAGGTCATTCTTCCAACATATTTTGCCTATCACTTGCCGGAAAACACCTCTATAGAGGCTCTTCCAATGGCGAAATTCTTGTATGGGACATAAACCATGTAAGACAGGACAgttatttaaaagaaaacatagTATCCCATAGTGGAAGTGCAGTCAAATCTATTGTCATAATGGGAGATAACCTCTTCAGCGCTCACCAAGATCATAGAATCCGAGTATGGAAAATCGACAATGACACACCTAATAGAAATTACAAGTGTATTTCCACCTTACCAACGATCAACGATCGTTGTATGAAGCTATTTTGGACAAGGAACTACATACAAGTTCGCAGACACAAGAAATGCACATGG ATACATCACGTAGACACGGTGTCAGCTTTAGCCTTATCAAAAGATGGGTCTTTGCTTTACTCTGCTTCATGGGACAGGACATTTAAGGTTTGGAGAAGTTCAGACTTCAAATGCCTGGAATCAGTATGGAATGCACATGATGATGCGATCAATTCCATAGTCGTATCAAATAATGGACATGTTTACACTGGTTCAGCAGACAAGAAGATCAAAATATGGACTAAACAAGAAGGGTCCAATAAACATTCCCTTATGACTACACTAGAGAAGCACAAATCAGCAGTAAATGCTCTGGCTCTTAGTACTGATGGTTCTGTTTTATACTCTGGTGCTTGTGATAGGTCCATAATTGTGTGGGAGAAATTACTAGTGTCAGGGGCATTAAGAGGacataaaaaatcaattttgtgTTTGGCTGTGGTGTCAAATGATTTGGTATGTAGTGGATCAGCTGATAAAACAGTGAGAATATGGAAAAGAGGATTTGGAAAAAGTTATTCATGTTTGGCTGTGTTTGAAGGACATAGAGGTCCAATTAAGTGTTTGACTGCAACTTTAGATAGTCAAAAGGATGATGACGATTCTTGTTCTGGAAATTCTTACCTGGTTTATAGTGGTAGTTTGGATTGTGATGTTAAGGTTTGGAAACTTTGGGTTCCTAATAATTACCTCTAG